The Celeribacter baekdonensis genomic interval GGCATCTGCTCAATGCCGTGGTTTTGGCCCATATGATCGCGGTCTACGCCAACCATATAGGGGTGAAGGAGGCTTGAAGGCCGCGCGCCTGCGCGATAAAGCCATGTCAAAAGCCCTGTGCAACAGAAAAGACGGAGCCCAACCATGTCCATTGACATCGACACCGCACGCCGGGTCGCCAAACTCGCCCGCATCCGGGTTGAGGAAGACGCACTTCCCGCACTGGCCCAAGAGTTCAACGCGGTGCTTGGCTTTATCGAGCAACTCTCCGAAGTGGATGTCGAAGGGGTCGAGCCGATGACTTCGGTCACGCCGCAGCGCCTCAAGCGCCGGGTCGATGAGGTCACCGATGGCAATATGCAGGAGAAAATCCTGAAAAACGCGCCCGATGCGCGCGAAGGCTTTTTTGCGGTTCCGAAGGTGGTGGAATAATGTCTGATCTCAATAAACTCACCCTGTCTGCGGCCCGTGACGGTCTGCGCAAAGGCGATTTCACCTCTGTTGAGCTGACCGAAACTTGCTTGTCCGCGATTTCCGCCTCCGGAGCGCTCAATGCGTTCGTGCACAACACGCCCGAGATCGCGATGGAACAGGCCAAAGCGGCCGATGCCCGGATCGCGTCCGGCGATGCGCCTGCGATGTGTGGCCTGCCGATCGGGATCAAAGATCTGTTTGCCACCAAAGGCGTCGACACCCAGGCGGGATCGCGCATCTTGGAAGGCTTCAAACCCGAATATGAGAGCACCATCACCACCAAGCTGTTTGACGCGGGGGCGGTGATGTTGGGCAAGCTCAACATGGACGAATTCGCCATGGGCTCCTCAAATGAGACCTCTGTGTACGGCAATGCGGTCAACCCGTGGCGTCGCGGCAATGAGGACACTCCGCTTACGCCGGGCGGCTCCTCTGGTGGCTCTGCGGCGGCAGTGGCGGCGGACCTGTGTCTGGCCGCGACAGGCACCGACACCGGCGGCTCGATCCGCCAACCGGCGGCTTTCACCGGGATTGTCGGGATCAAACCGACCTATGGGCGTTGTTCGCGTTGGGGCGTGGTGGCCTTTGCCTCCTCCCTGGACCAAGCCGGGCCGATGACCAAAACCACCCGCGATGCGGCGATCATGTTGGAAGCCATGTGTGGCCATGACGCGAAAGACAGCACCTCCGCCGATCTGGCCGTGCCGAATTTCGAGGCCATGCTGACCGGCGACATCACGGGCAAAAAAATCGGTATCCCGAAAGAATACCGCATGGACGGCATGCCGGAAGAGATCGCCAAACTTTGGGATGACGGTGCAGACATGCTGCGCGCGGCTGGGGCTGAGGTGGTCGATATTTCGCTGCCCCACACCAAATACGCGCTGCCTGCCTATTACGTGATCGCGCCCGCTGAAGCCTCGTCCAACCTCGCGCGCTATGATGGCGTGCGCTATGGTCACCGCGCCAAATTGGCGGCGGGTGACGGCATCGACGACATGTATGAAAAGACCCGCGCCGAAGGCTTTGGTCACGAGGTTCAGCGCCGCGTGATGGTTGGCACCTATGTGCTCTCCGCCGGCTTCTATGACGCCTATTACAACCGCGCCCGCAAAGTCCGCACCCTGATCAAAAAGGATTTCGAGGATGTGTTTGCCCAAGGGGTCGACGCGATCTTGACCCCGGCGACACCGTCGGCGGCCTTTGGTCTGGGCGAAATGTCGGAGAGCGATCCGATCCAGATGTATCTCAACGACGTCTTCACCGTGACCGTCAACTTGGCGGGTCTGCCGGGAGTGTCTGTGCCGGCGGGCCTGTCCGCCAAGGGTCTGCCTTTGGGGCTGCAACTCATCGGGCGTCCGTGGGAAGAGGGTGATCTGCTGAATATCGCCCATTCGCTTGAGACGGCTGCGGGCTTTGTTTCCAAGCCAGAAAAATGGTGGTAAGGGACGACGAACTGCCCTCATCCTTGGAGCTTGCCGCCGATGCGCCGCGCCTCTTACGCCTTGATTTCTTTGATTGCCCTTGCGGCTTGCGAAACCCCCGTGCCGGACAGCGGTTCCGGCGTGGGCTTTGGCTCCTATGCGGATTATCAAGCCCAACGTGAGGCCGAATTGATTGCCAATGGTGATGGGCGTGGTCAAAGCGCAGGCGTGAGCACGAGCGCAACCACGGGCCTCGACACCAAAGAGATTTCGGCCGAGGCCGCTGCGGCAATTGATGCGGCGGAGAACACGCCCGCGCCGGTGGGGCCCGCACCCAAAGCGGTGACCAACGCCATCGGGATTTCCTCGGAAAACAATTTCGATGCGGTTGCCTCCGAGCGGTCGATCGAACAAGACGCGGCGCGTGTTGCCGCCAACAAAGACTCCTATGTCACCATCCAACCGACTGCCGTGCCGACCCGTCCAACCAAGGATGCGGCCACGATTGTTGAGTTCGCCTTGTCGACCACCAATCGCGTTGGCGAAGCGCTGTATTCGCGTCTGATCCCCGGCGCGCAGACCCGTGCCGCGCGCGCCTGTGCCAAATACCCGTCGCCCGATCTGGCGCAGGAAGATTTCCTCAACAGCGGCGGGCCGGAACGCAACGCCAAAGGGCTTGATCCCGATGGCGACGGCTTCGCCTGTAGCTGGGATCCCGCACCTTTCCGTCTGGCCGCGCGCGCGCGCTGATCCGCGATTTGACTGCTGTGCCTGATATCCGTGATCACCCGTCGCCCAATTTTGGTGATCGACGCGGCGGTGCGCAACCGGATATGGTGGTGTTGCATTACACCGCCATGACCTCAGCCGATGCTGCGCTTGAGCGGCTGTGTTGCCCGGATCACGAGGTCTCCGCCCATTATCTGATTGATTGCCGAGGCGTTATTTTGCGCCTCGTGAATGAGGAAAGCCGGGCGTGGCACGCGGGGGCGGGGCAATGGGGTCGTGTCACCGATGTCAATTCGCAGTCCATCGGCATTGAACTGGCCAACCCCGGCACAGCCCCTTTTGCCGCCGATCAAATGGATGCGTTGGAGTGGCTGTTGAGTGACATCATGGAGCGTTGGTTTATGACGCCCGAACGGGTCATTGCCCATTCCGACATGGCCCCCACGCGCAAAATCGACCCCGGCCCGCGCTTTGATTGGCGCAGGCTGGCGCTTGGCGGTCTGTCGGTCTGGCCGCAGATTGCGCTGGATTTTGAGGCCCATGCGGATGAGTTTTTGCAAGGTCTTGCGGCATTTGGCTATCCCGATGCGCCGATTGAGGCGGTGCTTCCGGCCTTTCGTGCCCGCTTTCGTCCCAATCATCATGGGCCGCTGGATGCCGTTGATATGGCCATGGCGCATGATCTGGCGTCGCGCTTTCCCGTTGACCCGGACGACTGGCTCGCCTAAGTCGCTTTGATACGCGGATGGCTGGATAATCGCGGGCTGGGGGCGATCTCTGGCGCGAGGAAAGTCCGGACTCCATCAAGCAACGGTGCCGGGTAACGCCCGGCGGGGGCAACCCTAGGGACAGCGCCACAGAGAACAGACCGCCTTACACGCGCGCAAGCGCAAGCTGGGGTAAGGGTGAAACGGTGGGGTAAGAGCCCACCGCGGGACTGGCAACAGAACCGGCATGGCAAGCCCCACCGGGAGCAATGCCAAATAGGGACGTCGCGCGGGGACTGTGTGCTTTGCATACCGCCCGCAGGGATGCTTGAGCCCGAGACGTCCGGGTTGGCAGCTTGAGCCTGTTGGTAACAACAGGCCTAGAGGAATGGTTATCCACGGCGGGTCCGCCCGCTGAGACAGAATCCGGCTTATAGGCCGTCCGCGTATATTTCTGTCATCCCTATTAGAGGGGCCATAGCCGACATTGGCGCTCAACGCAGCCAAAGGCAGGAACGAGCCCAGAGTGCATGATGCTGCATTATGCCCAAACGTCAGCTATTTGCGGGGCGGGGTGTTTACAAAGCTCAAATTTTAAGAGTCTGTTCTGTTCAATGCCTCAAAGGCCCGTTTACTGTCTCGTTCGGCTTTTAGAGCGATATCGGCCATTTCGTTTGCAAGCTCATGAAACACGTCAATATGCACGATACGATCAAAATTTTTCGAATGTCTAAGATACGTATCAACCAACTGAGCCAAAGACAGCGCCGTCAACTGAAACGGATCTACGAAGCCCGAGTTGCTCGCCTCAACCAGATTTACTGGAACCGTTGTCTCTGCCAAGCCGAGGTATGTGTCGACAGGGCGGTGATTGGCATGGACGTGGCTCGATGCCCACTTGTACCACGGCCTCCAATGGTCCATGCCAACATCCTTTTCGACTTTATCAAATTGCGGATGAGAAACGGTGATTTTTGGCCATTCACCATTTGTTACAGTTCGACCAAGAACTCGCTCTGCTTCGGCGCAACGTTCCTCAAACGTGTGCATTTCCTCAGCACTAAAGCCTCTTAGCCCCGATCGTTCTGAGTGTTCGTTCATCTGACGTGCAGCACGGCATGCAGAAAAGTGAAAACTCAGCAAGTATTTTTGGCTGTGTCCTCACCGTGCTTTGCGATGTACATCGCCGTTACCGACAATTCATGCAGAGACCTCCATCGGGTCAAAGCGCCATCCGGGAAGCCGCCCTTTAGGAGATAAATAATCTCTTGTACCACCAGAAGCGCTTTGGAAAAGATACGGGCCAAAGCAGCCATGGTTGCATTGTTGTCTTCGTCATTGCGTCGTTGAACATCCTTGCCGTGCAATTCGCCAAGTTCTTGTGCGACATGCCACAGCATATCGAGGTGGTCGAATGCAGGTTTCCAGCGCGAGAAGGTTCTCTCTTCGAACCCTTTAGGGTGTGGACTCAATTCAGCCAACATCTGATTGCAAAGATATGGACCATCGACAGGAAGTTGCGTTTCAACTTTTCGTATCTCGTTGTTAGCCTTCGCATGTCTTTCATGCGGCAGAAGAACCGCTCTACAAGGTTTCGCTGGGCGTAGATGTCGGGGTCATGTGGGATGTGGATGCGGGCGTTTGACTTGGATGGGATCACTGCCAATGCGCCTTCGTCAGCGATGGTTTGGCGGATGGCTTTTGAGCCATAGGCTTTGTCTGCGACGATAGCTGTCGGCTGTTTTTGCCAGCCGACAAATGAACCAAATACCTTGCTATCATGCCTTTGTGCGCCTGTAATCGCGAACCGTAGAGGCAGGCCGCGATGGTCTACGGCGACGTGAACCTTGCTGCCGCGACCGCCGCGTGAGCGTCCAATACCTTGCGCCAACTCCCCCCTTTTGAGCCTGCTGCCGCCCGGTGTGCCTTGACGATTGAACTATCAATGAAGATCAGCGCGTCCTCACATTCCGTCGCCAGCACATCAAATATCCCTTGCCAAATCCCGCGCTCACCCCAGCGGACATAGCGGTTGTAAACAGTCGTGCGCGGGCCATACCGGTCCGGCAGATCGCGCCACGGCACCCCCGTGCGCAGAACATAGAAAATGCCATTCAAGACTGTTCTGTCATCCTTGCGCTGCGGACCGCGCCCTTGTTTGGGTAAATGAGGCCGGATTGCAGCCCATTCTTCGTCGCTCAGATCAAATCTCGCCATCATGCACCTGTTTTCCGCAGATGAATCATGAAGAGCCCATTTCAGCAAGACAAGGAATTGGGTTCACACCCTAGTCTCCTCCCGAAAACATGCCAAATTTTCAGCCGCGCTTTTTCTATAAGACTCAATGCTGCTGTTTTTGCAGTCTTCCCGTACCAGTTCAAATGACTCATCAACCTGTCGCGCGGCTTCTTTGTCGTCCATTTCTGTGAGATCCAGCGAAGCCGTGATGCTGTTTTCCAGTACGTTCAGGCTGTTATCTTCATCCATTTAAATCACCAAAAAATTGTGCGCTTTGGTGAGTGATAGCATGCTGTGGTTGGGAATTGCTATTATGGTCAGCGCTCAGGGCAGTGGAGCAGACCTTGCCTTGGGCGAGTTGAACGGCGGCAAGGTCCGCTGGGTTGAACTCCGTGCAACCTGTTGCGAAGGTCCGACATTCCCCGAGCAGATGAGTTAAGGCAGCGGGATTATGATCTTAAATTTAAGATTACAGGATAGCAAAACACTTTAGAAACTGATTTCCAAATAGACCAACGCCCTCCTGTGCGAGTGCCGCCCACTGTGTCTTTACGCGCAAAACGCCAGTTTTAGAGGGAGGTGGTGGCATTCTCCCCGTTGGCACAATGGAATTTTGCGCGCAGTATGTGGGGGAGCGAAATCTAAAAGAGGGAGTGTCCCAATGAGTTTTGTGCGGGCTTTGACAACTTTGGCGATCGGCTTTGCTGCGGCGAAAGGCGTGGAGAAAGTGAAAAAGATGGGCGGGATGGATGGTGTGCGTGAAGCCATGCGCCAGTCCGGCAATCCCGGCGGTGTGGCCGATCAAATGGGCCAGATGGCGGAGAAATTCGGCCTTCCGGGCGGCGCGGACGCGGTGCGCGACATGATGGGCAAATTTGGCAACCAAGCCGCCGATATGTCTGAGGCGACCGAAGCCGGACTTGGCTCGCTGTTCTCGGCCATGGGCGGGGCGGCGGCGACGGGCGCGGCCTCGATGACCGATATGTTTGCCTCGGTGACCCAAGGCACGCCGGTCGGCGCGGCCAGTGAGGAAAACGCCAAGCTGATGATCCGGGCGATGATCATGGCGGCCAAGGCGGACGGCGAGATCGACGCCGAAGAGCGCACCAAAATTTTGGATAAGCTGAACGATGCCTCTGATGAGGAAATCGCCTTTGTGCAGGCCGAACTGGACGCCCCTGTCGATCCGATGGCTCTGGCCAAGGACGCGGGCACCTCTGCGGCGGCTCAGGTCTATGCCGCGGCCCTGATGGCGATTTCGGTCGATACCGATGCGGAAAAGACGTTTTTGATGGGTCTCGCGCAGTCTTTGATGTTGGACCCGGCACGACAGGCCGAAATCCATCAGTCGATGGGCAAACCGGTTTTGTAGGCTCAATTCAGCTTATAAAAAGGGCGACTTTCGGGCCGCCCTTTTTTTGGGGGGGGACGTCAGATCAATTTGACCTTCGCGTCGCAAATGGGGCGAGACGGGACGTTGGGCGTTCGTACAGATCGCCGCGAATGGCGGGTTTGAGGCCATATCGACCGGCGCGGCTGTTTATTTCCTTAGATTATCTCACCGACATCAATTCGGTTGCCGTCATCGTCGGAGAACACGAAGGCGCGTAGCCCATAGTCTTTGTCTTGCAATTTCTTGATGATGCGAAACCCGTGCTCTTGACACCTTCGGCAAGCCTCATCTGCGTTGGAAACGAGGATATGAGCCACATTAAATGTGGGATGCCGATGATCTTTTTGAAGCGTCAGATGCAGCTCTGCGCTATCTCTTTTCAAGATCATGAACCCCACGGGGTCACCGTTTTCAAAGGTCTTCTCGAAACCAAACACCGAGTTATACGACTTGTATGCCTTTTCGACGTCTTGAACAGGCAGCGTTGCTGCGATGCGGCCGAGGACAAGTGCGTTACTTTTTGAGGATGTCATCTGACACTCCCTAATTTATCGTGTTCCCCTTCAGGTCCGATCGGTGTCGGCGGCATCAAGGGGCAATCACTATACAGGGCGGTGCCTGATTGAGGTATCCACCAAAGTAATTTCAAAATCAAGGTATAGATGGCACAGCCAGACATATCCATGTTGTGGGTGTTCCGCCATAAACCCGTGAAACAGGTTTATGGTGGAACGCTTTAGGTTTGAGCCAATATGACGCGGCCCGATGTTCGCGCGCTCAGGTCGTAGCCATCTGCGCGTTGCGGCTTTCCTGGCGCAGCAAATAGAATGACGCGGACAGGATCATCAGTGACCCGATCCACATCGACCCCGGCGGCACAAAGCCAAAGGCCGCAACCCCCAACGCCACGTTGAGCGGCAATTTGAGGTGGTCAAACGGCTGAAGATAGGCGGCATCGGCGATGGAATAGGCTTTGGCGATCGCATATTGCGCCATCGCGGTCAAAACCCCCGCCAACAACACGATCCCACCTGAGAGGCCAAGATCTAGCGCGATGCCGTCGCCCAGAGCGAGGCCGAAATTCACCGGCGTCAGCAAGAGCAACAGATAGACGGTGAGGCTTTCGGGCGTCTCGGTGCGGGTCATGCGTTTGGTCAACAATGAGGTCAGCGCCCAAAACGCGGCGGCCCCCACCGGATAGAGCGCGTAGATCGAAAACTTTTCCGACCAAGGCGCGAGGATGATCATCCCGCCCAGGAACCCAAGCGTGACGGCAAACCAGCGTGCCAATGTGGTCTCTTCGCGCAGGATCAGCCCGGCCCCCAAGGTGACGAAAAACGGCGACAGCATGATCAAGGCAATGGCCTGCCAGATCGGCACATGCGCCAGCCCGGCGATCCAAAGCTGGACCCCGATGGTGGCGGCCCCGACGCGCAACAGATGCAGGCCAAGGTTGCCCGTGGCCATGGCGCGCAGCCCGTGACGGATCACCCATGGGGCGGAAAACAGGAAGGCAATGAAATATTGCCAAAACGCCAGACGCGCGGAGGGCACGCCCTGCATCATCGTGACATATTGGGTGAGGGCGTTGATCACGGCAAACAAAGCGCCGGCAGCGATCATCAATAGCGCACCGGCGCGCGCGGGGCCGAGCGTGGCCCAAAGGCCAGAGGGGGAACGAGTCATGTGGCGTGTCCTTTCTGTTACCGCACATAACTCAAGGCACAGAAGGACATGGGGGCAGGGGCCAAAACCCCATCCCGCATCCAACTCTCTTTCATCCGGACTATACCGTCGGCCCCGGAATCGCACCGGATCTGCTGTCCCAAGGGGCCTCTGTGAAGGTGCCCGTGGCGCTCGCGGGCTTACATCAACGCCTGCGCGCCGTTGCTTACCGCCGGTGGGGAATTTCACCCCGCCCTGAGAGGTTTTGCGGTCCCAATGACCGCGTCGCGTACCCTATGCACAGCGCGGCACCGGCGCAAGTGTCGGACGTGCAGGGGCATTGTGCGAGAATAGGAATGGACGGCATATGTGGTTTTTTGGCAAAACCCGGTCGAACACCATTGACTCGGGGCCGCAAGGGCTTAAAAGGCGGGCTTCAAGGATTCCACGGGTCGGCCCGGACGCCCCCGTTGCATGTGATAACTGGAGTATTCAAAATGGCGAAGCCGACGACGATCAAAATCCGTCTCAACTCGACCGCGGACACGGGCCACTTTTACGTGACCAAAAAGAATGCCCGCACCATGACCGAAAAGATGGTCGTAAAAAAATACGACCCGGTCGCGCGTAAGCACGTCGAGTACAAAGAAGGCAAAATCAAGTAAGCCCTTCCGAAGACACCGAAATGCAAAACCCGCGCGACCCGAGAGACGGTCACGCGGGTTTTCTTTTTAAACATCCCCCCGCCTGACTGCCTCGCCCCCTGATCCCCAGAGATCCTCGCAAAAAGAGACCTCGGGAGATCACCGTTCGCCGCCAAACGCGGCCCACAGGAGAGGCCTGAGAGATGTTAGAGTGTGATGATCCATATGATGAGAGACCTGCGAGCCTGAGCGAGGCTTTGGAGGTGTTGGACCGGCGGCCAGAGCTGCCACCCTTTGTGATGCGTCAGGCGATGCCGGCGGACACGATGCAGATTGATAATTTGTTCCGCGCCTCTTACGGCGAGTTGCTCAGAGCCGACTATTCGGCAGCGACGTTGGCCAAGGTTTTGCCCTCCCTCTTGGTGACCTCGCCGCGGCTTTTGAACAGCGGCACGTTTTTTGTCGCAGAGACTGGGGGTGGCGATGTGATTGCGGCAGGGGGGTGGACACAGGCCAGCCCCTTTGGTGGCGTCGGCCCGCGCGAGATCGGCCATATGCGGCGCGTGGCGGTTCACCCGGACTATGTGCGGCGTGGGGTCGGCAGTGTGATCCTGGACCATGTTTTGGCCAATGCGCAGCGCACCGGCGTGACGCGGATGTGTTGCCTCTCCACCCTGACGGCCCAACCGTTTTACGAGGCGCATGGATTTGCCATGTCTGGCGATGTCGATCTGATGTTGCGGCCCGGTGTGGCCCTGCCGGCGGTACAGATGGCGCGGGATTTGAACGCGTAAGCTCACATGGTGAGAGACATAAAAAGGGCCGGTCACAGTGACCGGCCCTTTGGCATTTCAAGTCCGTCTGCGGATCAATCGCGGTTGCCCAAGAATTGCAACAGGAACATGAACAGGTTGATGAAGTCGAGGTAGAGGTTCAGCGCCCCCATGATGGCCGATTTCGCCAACCATTCGCC includes:
- the rpmG gene encoding 50S ribosomal protein L33; the encoded protein is MAKPTTIKIRLNSTADTGHFYVTKKNARTMTEKMVVKKYDPVARKHVEYKEGKIK
- the gatC gene encoding Asp-tRNA(Asn)/Glu-tRNA(Gln) amidotransferase subunit GatC codes for the protein MSIDIDTARRVAKLARIRVEEDALPALAQEFNAVLGFIEQLSEVDVEGVEPMTSVTPQRLKRRVDEVTDGNMQEKILKNAPDAREGFFAVPKVVE
- a CDS encoding VOC family protein, whose protein sequence is MTSSKSNALVLGRIAATLPVQDVEKAYKSYNSVFGFEKTFENGDPVGFMILKRDSAELHLTLQKDHRHPTFNVAHILVSNADEACRRCQEHGFRIIKKLQDKDYGLRAFVFSDDDGNRIDVGEII
- a CDS encoding DUF533 domain-containing protein, with translation MSFVRALTTLAIGFAAAKGVEKVKKMGGMDGVREAMRQSGNPGGVADQMGQMAEKFGLPGGADAVRDMMGKFGNQAADMSEATEAGLGSLFSAMGGAAATGAASMTDMFASVTQGTPVGAASEENAKLMIRAMIMAAKADGEIDAEERTKILDKLNDASDEEIAFVQAELDAPVDPMALAKDAGTSAAAQVYAAALMAISVDTDAEKTFLMGLAQSLMLDPARQAEIHQSMGKPVL
- a CDS encoding N-acetylmuramoyl-L-alanine amidase; the encoded protein is MVVLHYTAMTSADAALERLCCPDHEVSAHYLIDCRGVILRLVNEESRAWHAGAGQWGRVTDVNSQSIGIELANPGTAPFAADQMDALEWLLSDIMERWFMTPERVIAHSDMAPTRKIDPGPRFDWRRLALGGLSVWPQIALDFEAHADEFLQGLAAFGYPDAPIEAVLPAFRARFRPNHHGPLDAVDMAMAHDLASRFPVDPDDWLA
- a CDS encoding GNAT family N-acetyltransferase, which codes for MLECDDPYDERPASLSEALEVLDRRPELPPFVMRQAMPADTMQIDNLFRASYGELLRADYSAATLAKVLPSLLVTSPRLLNSGTFFVAETGGGDVIAAGGWTQASPFGGVGPREIGHMRRVAVHPDYVRRGVGSVILDHVLANAQRTGVTRMCCLSTLTAQPFYEAHGFAMSGDVDLMLRPGVALPAVQMARDLNA
- the gatA gene encoding Asp-tRNA(Asn)/Glu-tRNA(Gln) amidotransferase subunit GatA is translated as MSDLNKLTLSAARDGLRKGDFTSVELTETCLSAISASGALNAFVHNTPEIAMEQAKAADARIASGDAPAMCGLPIGIKDLFATKGVDTQAGSRILEGFKPEYESTITTKLFDAGAVMLGKLNMDEFAMGSSNETSVYGNAVNPWRRGNEDTPLTPGGSSGGSAAAVAADLCLAATGTDTGGSIRQPAAFTGIVGIKPTYGRCSRWGVVAFASSLDQAGPMTKTTRDAAIMLEAMCGHDAKDSTSADLAVPNFEAMLTGDITGKKIGIPKEYRMDGMPEEIAKLWDDGADMLRAAGAEVVDISLPHTKYALPAYYVIAPAEASSNLARYDGVRYGHRAKLAAGDGIDDMYEKTRAEGFGHEVQRRVMVGTYVLSAGFYDAYYNRARKVRTLIKKDFEDVFAQGVDAILTPATPSAAFGLGEMSESDPIQMYLNDVFTVTVNLAGLPGVSVPAGLSAKGLPLGLQLIGRPWEEGDLLNIAHSLETAAGFVSKPEKWW
- a CDS encoding DMT family transporter, which codes for MTRSPSGLWATLGPARAGALLMIAAGALFAVINALTQYVTMMQGVPSARLAFWQYFIAFLFSAPWVIRHGLRAMATGNLGLHLLRVGAATIGVQLWIAGLAHVPIWQAIALIMLSPFFVTLGAGLILREETTLARWFAVTLGFLGGMIILAPWSEKFSIYALYPVGAAAFWALTSLLTKRMTRTETPESLTVYLLLLLTPVNFGLALGDGIALDLGLSGGIVLLAGVLTAMAQYAIAKAYSIADAAYLQPFDHLKLPLNVALGVAAFGFVPPGSMWIGSLMILSASFYLLRQESRNAQMATT